One segment of Plasmodium vinckei vinckei genome assembly, chromosome: PVVCY_04 DNA contains the following:
- a CDS encoding zinc finger protein, putative, which translates to MDIQSNIVNSMILSLKTCKDKNKYILLLNEFLSLFPLHAEKSLKLCLKSKIKKYTLIKEKHQNREYYPHQHFAKLNRERYSKKTDSCFSDGAYNITRKKAKENLSKIKKKKTKINFFIVSGDNQKYIVLKNSCSCFYFKEKVLCDSRDVLCKHILSVILAECFNNYTQFFLDSSIFFEYYFKMMNTETYDKIGNKEM; encoded by the exons ATGGATATTCAATCGAATATTGTAAACTCCATGATATTGTCATTAAAAACTTGCAAagataaaaacaaat ATATATTGCTACTAAATGAATTCCTCTCACTTTTTCCATTACATGCTGAAAAAAGTTTAAAACTATGCttaaaatcaaaaataaaaaagtatacactaataaaagaaaaacacCAAAATAGAGAATATTATCCACACCAACATTTCGCAAAACTAAATAGGGAAAGATATTCTAAAAAAACAGACTCATGTTTTAGTGATGGAGCTTATAATATTACTAGAAAAAAGgcaaaagaaaatttaagcaaaatcaaaaagaaaaagacaaaaataaattttttcatagtTTCGGGAGATAaccaaaaatatatagtattAAAAAACTCTTGttcatgtttttattttaaagaaaaagtaTTATGTGATAGTCGTGACGTATTATGCAAGCATATTTTATCTGTTATCTTAGCAGaatgttttaataattacacacagttttttttagattcttctatattttttgaatattacTTTAAAATGATGAACACTGAAACATATGACAAAATAGGTAATAAAGAAATGTGA